From a single Vitis vinifera cultivar Pinot Noir 40024 chromosome 18, ASM3070453v1 genomic region:
- the LOC100252625 gene encoding laccase-14-like: MWLIMKVFLLQILAFLVFGGGIHCQASTRRLTFVVREASYKRLCSTKNILTVNGKFPGPTIYATKGETIIVDVYNKGNENITIHWHGVTMPRYPWTDGPEYITQCPIRPGSKFTQKIILSTEEGTLWWHAHSDWTRATVHGAIIIYPKNGTKYPFHKPDREVPIILGEWWKNDVNAVRDEGLATGGDPDPSDALLINGQPGDLYPCSKSDTFKLTVDHGKTYLLRIINAALQEALFFSIDKHKITVVGTDGSYTKPLTIDFITIFPGQTYDVLLEANQRPDHYYMAAITYSVAPKYQDFYDNTTTTAIVQYSGYYTPSSPPSLPYLPAYNDTNASVQVMAGLRSLANAEHPCNVPLSTSTNLIYTVSVNSYPCVNNSCAGANGTRFSSSINNISFHTPTVDILQAYYYNISGVYGDKFPSDPPLVFDFTADYLPLIYQLPSSGTEVRVLEYNSTVEIVFQGTNVLAATHHPMHLHGYSFYVVGWGFGNFDGNKDPLRYNLVDPPFQNTISVPSNGWVAIRFEASNPGVWFMHCHVERHLTWGMETAFIVKNGKHPEAQMLPPPSDMPPC; encoded by the exons ATGTGGCTGATCATGAAGGTTTTCCTCCTGCAAATTTTAGCGTTTCTAGTTTTTGGTGGTGGCATCCATTGCCAAGCTTCGACCCGTCGGCTTACTTTTGTG GTGAGGGAAGCTTCATATAAAAGGCTTTGTAGCACCAAGAACATCTTAACAGTAAATGGAAAATTTCCGGGACCAACCATATATGCTACGAAAGGAGAGACGATCATTGTCGACGTTTATAACAAGGGAAATGAAAACATCACCATTCACTG GCATGGGGTGACCATGCCTAGATATCCATGGACAGATGGTCCCGAGTATATCACACAATGCCCAATTCGGCCAGGGTCAAAGTTTACACAGAAGATCATCCTTTCCACTGAAGAAGGCACTCTATGGTGGCATGCTCACAGTGATTGGACCCGAGCCACTGTTCATGGAGCTATAATTATCTATCCCAAGAATGGAACCAAGTATCCTTTTCACAAACCTGATAGAGAGGTCCCTATCATATTAG GAGAATGGTGGAAGAATGATGTGAATGCGGTTCGAGATGAAGGGCTTGCAACCGGAGGTGACCCTGACCCCTCTGATGCATTATTGATAAATGGACAACCCGGTGATCTATATCCATGCTCAAAATCAG ACACATTCAAGCTAACGGTGGATCATGGAAAGACCTATCTACTTCGCATAATCAATGCTGCTTTGCAGGAGgctctcttcttctccattgaCAAGCATAAAATTACAGTGGTTGGAACAGATGGTAGCTACACGAAACCATTGACAATAGATTTTATCACAATATTTCCTGGCCAAACCTATGATGTGTTACTAGAAGCTAACCAACGCCCGGATCACTATTACATGGCGGCTATAACTTATTCTGTTGCCCCGAAATATCAAGACTTTTATGATAACACAACCACCACAGCTATTGTACAATACAGCGGATACTACACTCCATCTTCACCTCCCTCCTTGCCTTATCTTCCTGCTtacaatgacacaaatgcaTCCGTTCAGGTCATGGCCGGCCTCCGAAGCTTAGCAAATGCGGAACATCCTTGCAATGTCCCATTGAGCACGAGCACTAACCTGATTTACACTGTTTCTGTAAACTCGTACCCATGCGTCAATAATTCATGTGCAGGGGCCAATGGGACGCGATTCTCCTCAAGTATAAACAACATAAGCTTCCATACCCCTACAGTTGACATACTGCAAGCTTACTATTATAACATCAGTGGTGTATATGGAGATAAATTTCCTAGTGATCCACCACTGGTGTTCGATTTTACAGCTGATTATCTTCCATTAATCTATCAGTTGCCGAGCAGCGGAACAGAAGTAAGGGTGCTCGAGTATAACTCCACAGTGGAGATTGTTTTTCAAGGGACAAATGTGCTTGCAGCGACACACCACCCCATGCATCTCCATGGATACAGTTTCTATGTTGTTGGATGGGGATTTGGGAATTTCGATGGAAATAAGGACCCTTTGCGCTATAATCTGGTGGATCCTCCCTTTCAGAATACCATCTCTGTTCCTTCGAATGGTTGGGTTGCAATCAGATTCGAGGCATCCAACCCTG GAGTGTGGTTCATGCACTGCCATGTAGAACGCCATCTGACTTGGGGCATGGAAACTGCGTTCATAGTGAAAAATGGTAAACACCCGGAAGCTCAAATGTTGCCTCCTCCGTCGGACATGCCACCATGTTGA